The Streptomyces sp. NBC_01353 genome contains a region encoding:
- a CDS encoding acyltransferase family protein, translating to MGNSAVGGVGARELAAATPATRDRYVDLLRVASLAVVVLGHWLMAAVTTDGSVGNLLAVVPELQVVTWALQVMPVFFFVGGFSHALAHRSRPQYASFLRARLQRLLRPTMVFVGVWGAVALVIQLLGVDKGLTGVALRLVTQPLWFIGIYLAMVAFTPPLLKLHERWGWGAFAALAGGAVAVDVLRFALDVPFVEFLNFAFVWLAVHQLGFLRADGMIRLPGVLAAGGLLGAGLLVALGPYPLSMVGMPGEKVSNMAPPTLALLAHGLWLVGAVELLRGPGARFAARAGVWHKVVAANGIAMTAFLWHLTAMLGVYGTLLALDVTLPAPATGAWWAQLPLRIAAAAVLTGLLVAAFRRFERPAPAAPTTRAGGPLAAVGITLALFGVLGLSMVGFGGLLESHSATLIAVEVTAPVAVAMALAGWLLVERAGRGRSARMS from the coding sequence ATGGGAAACAGCGCAGTCGGCGGAGTCGGTGCTCGGGAGCTCGCCGCCGCCACGCCCGCGACGCGGGACCGGTACGTCGACCTGTTGCGGGTCGCCTCGCTCGCCGTCGTCGTCCTCGGCCACTGGCTGATGGCAGCGGTGACCACCGACGGGTCGGTGGGCAATCTGCTGGCCGTCGTGCCGGAGCTTCAGGTGGTGACCTGGGCGCTCCAGGTCATGCCGGTGTTCTTCTTCGTGGGCGGGTTCTCGCACGCCCTCGCCCACCGCTCACGCCCCCAGTACGCCTCTTTCCTGCGCGCCCGGCTCCAGCGACTGCTGCGGCCGACGATGGTGTTCGTCGGGGTGTGGGGCGCCGTCGCCCTGGTGATCCAACTCCTCGGTGTGGACAAGGGCCTGACCGGGGTCGCGCTGCGGCTCGTCACCCAGCCGCTGTGGTTCATCGGCATCTACCTCGCCATGGTGGCCTTCACCCCGCCGCTCCTGAAGCTCCACGAGCGCTGGGGATGGGGCGCGTTCGCCGCGCTCGCGGGTGGGGCGGTGGCCGTGGATGTGTTGCGGTTCGCGCTCGACGTGCCTTTCGTCGAGTTCCTGAACTTCGCCTTCGTCTGGCTGGCCGTCCACCAGCTCGGCTTCCTCAGGGCCGACGGCATGATCCGCCTGCCCGGCGTCCTCGCCGCGGGCGGCCTGCTCGGCGCGGGCCTCCTCGTCGCCCTCGGGCCCTACCCGCTCTCCATGGTCGGGATGCCCGGCGAGAAGGTCTCCAACATGGCCCCGCCGACCCTGGCCCTGCTGGCCCACGGCCTCTGGCTGGTCGGCGCGGTGGAGCTGCTGCGGGGGCCGGGCGCCCGGTTCGCGGCCCGCGCGGGCGTCTGGCACAAGGTGGTCGCGGCCAACGGGATCGCGATGACCGCGTTCCTGTGGCACCTGACCGCGATGCTCGGCGTGTACGGCACGCTCCTGGCGCTCGACGTGACGCTGCCCGCGCCCGCGACCGGCGCCTGGTGGGCCCAGCTGCCCCTCCGTATCGCCGCCGCGGCCGTCCTGACCGGCCTGCTGGTCGCCGCCTTCCGCCGCTTCGAGCGCCCTGCCCCCGCGGCCCCCACGACCCGCGCCGGCGGCCCTCTCGCCGCCGTCGGCATCACCCTGGCGCTCTTCGGCGTCCTGGGCCTGTCCATGGTCGGCTTCGGGGGCCTCCTGGAAAGCCACTCGGCGACGCTGATCGCGGTCGAGGTCACCGCCCCGGTGGCGGTGGCGATGGCCCTGGCGGGCTGGCTCCTGGTCGAACGGGCGGGACGCGGGCGGAGCGCACGAATGTCCTGA
- a CDS encoding protein kinase — MTGANGAELVGEVLGGRYRVTALIGRGGMGVVARAVDQLLNREVAVKVLRAYTDASAAELADLRVRMQREAQAAARIRHSGVVTVHDVVEERGLPVIVMELVDGPSLDDVLTERGPLDPREAAVIGAKLMDALDAAHRAGVLHRDVKPGNVLLERGERSETGVPPAGGWGRIVLTDFGIATMETSGDDAMAKLTQSGQLVGSLDYLPPERAQGQDPGPASDIWSLGMTLYAAVEGTSPFRRTSAWSTLSAIVTEPLPEPRRAGPLTPVLQALMAKDPHRRPDAGQAREMLEAVAAGGGTSPAPGYVPAPAFGPVTSAPAPVQAPAPVPAPAPGPVAPPGAFGPAAAPFQQTFQQPAQQPAHPGTPVGPGTPAGPGSRAETRTATVRARRRRTRTVAAAAVATVLVGGGVAYGLMNTESEPGGGSQAARPTASAPADGDMSGGAGPGAGPTSPGDLTSMSPGETPSATPSKETDGPDGKDGGKGSTAPPGTGTDAPDAKPSASAKPTATVKEPTPASTACTGWAHSNRSDGYGYLAQNSHLYTGPFSECGWVTAVKDGAKVYYHCYVTNAHGNKWIYARIQGTETEGWVFADKTTGGSGTLARC, encoded by the coding sequence GTGACGGGGGCGAACGGCGCGGAACTGGTCGGCGAGGTTCTGGGTGGGCGATACCGGGTGACCGCGTTGATCGGGCGCGGTGGCATGGGTGTGGTCGCCCGGGCGGTGGACCAGTTGCTGAACCGTGAGGTCGCCGTCAAGGTGCTGCGGGCCTACACCGACGCCTCCGCGGCCGAACTGGCCGATCTGCGGGTACGGATGCAGCGGGAGGCGCAGGCCGCCGCCCGTATCCGGCACAGCGGGGTGGTCACCGTGCACGACGTGGTCGAGGAGCGGGGGCTGCCGGTCATCGTCATGGAGCTCGTCGACGGGCCCTCCCTCGACGACGTGCTGACGGAGCGCGGCCCGCTGGACCCGCGCGAAGCGGCCGTCATCGGCGCCAAACTGATGGACGCGCTCGACGCGGCCCACCGGGCCGGGGTCCTGCACAGGGACGTCAAGCCCGGCAACGTGCTCCTCGAACGGGGCGAGCGAAGCGAGACGGGGGTCCCCCCGGCCGGAGGCTGGGGGAGGATCGTGCTCACCGACTTCGGCATCGCCACCATGGAGACCTCCGGTGACGACGCCATGGCCAAGTTGACCCAGAGCGGTCAACTCGTCGGGTCCCTCGACTATCTGCCGCCGGAGCGCGCACAGGGACAGGACCCCGGCCCCGCCTCGGACATCTGGTCGCTCGGCATGACCCTGTACGCGGCGGTGGAAGGCACGTCGCCCTTCCGCCGCACGTCGGCCTGGTCCACGTTGTCGGCGATCGTCACCGAGCCGCTGCCGGAGCCGCGGCGAGCGGGACCGCTCACACCGGTGCTCCAGGCGCTGATGGCCAAGGATCCGCACCGGCGGCCCGACGCCGGGCAGGCGCGCGAGATGCTGGAGGCGGTCGCCGCGGGCGGGGGTACGTCCCCCGCGCCGGGGTACGTACCGGCTCCGGCCTTCGGTCCCGTCACCTCGGCGCCTGCTCCCGTACAGGCCCCGGCCCCCGTACCTGCTCCGGCCCCTGGTCCCGTCGCCCCTCCCGGTGCCTTCGGTCCCGCCGCGGCGCCCTTCCAGCAGACGTTCCAGCAGCCCGCCCAGCAGCCCGCCCACCCCGGCACACCCGTCGGCCCCGGCACCCCCGCCGGACCCGGCAGTCGCGCCGAGACCCGTACCGCGACCGTCCGTGCGCGTCGGCGCCGTACCCGTACCGTCGCCGCGGCCGCGGTCGCCACCGTCCTCGTCGGCGGCGGTGTCGCCTACGGGCTGATGAACACGGAGAGCGAGCCCGGCGGCGGCTCGCAGGCGGCACGCCCCACGGCGAGCGCTCCGGCCGACGGCGACATGTCCGGTGGCGCAGGCCCGGGCGCAGGCCCGACCTCCCCGGGGGACCTGACGTCCATGAGCCCCGGCGAGACCCCCTCCGCCACGCCCTCGAAGGAGACCGACGGTCCCGACGGCAAGGACGGCGGGAAGGGCTCCACGGCGCCGCCCGGCACCGGGACCGACGCGCCGGACGCGAAGCCGTCCGCCTCCGCGAAGCCCACGGCCACGGTGAAGGAGCCCACTCCGGCCTCGACGGCATGCACCGGCTGGGCCCACTCGAACCGCAGTGACGGCTACGGATACCTGGCCCAGAACTCCCACCTCTACACCGGACCGTTCTCGGAGTGTGGCTGGGTGACCGCGGTCAAGGACGGCGCGAAGGTCTACTACCACTGCTACGTCACCAACGCCCACGGCAACAAGTGGATCTACGCCCGTATCCAGGGCACGGAGACCGAGGGCTGGGTGTTCGCCGACAAGACCACCGGGGGGAGCGGCACCCTCGCCCGCTGCTAG
- a CDS encoding ABC-F family ATP-binding cassette domain-containing protein, whose protein sequence is MAVNLVNVEAVSKVYGTRALLDGVSLGVSEGDRIGVVGRNGDGKTTLIRMIAKLEEADTGRVTHSGGLRLGVLTQHDSLDPKATIRHEVIGVMADHEWAGSAKIRDVLTGLFGGLDLPGFEQGLDTVIGPLSGGERRRIALAKLLIDDQDLLVLDEPTNHLDVEGIAWLAKHLQERRSALVCVTHDRWFLDQVCTRMWDVQRGDVHEYEGGYSDYVFARAERERIAATEETKRQNLMRKELAWLRRGAPARTSKPRYRIEAANELIADVPPPRDTSELMKFANARLGRTVFDLENITVTAGPKTLLKHLTWQLGPGDRIGLVGVNGAGKTSLLRALADAAVTQGDIQPADGKIVVGKTVRLAYLSQDVTELPPTLRVLEAVQQIRDRVDLGKGREMTAGQLCEQFGFSKEKQWTPVGDLSGGERRRLQLLRLLMDEPNVLFLDEPTNDLDIETLTQLEDLLDGWPGSMVVISHDRFFIERTTDRTFALLGDATLRMLPRGIDEYLERRQKMIEASVPTPAAAQTAQQKPGVSAATVSSKEGRAAKKELQKVERQLDKVSEKEAKLHTQIAENATDFEKVAKLDAELRELAGEREELEMRWLELAEDA, encoded by the coding sequence GTGGCCGTCAACCTGGTCAATGTCGAGGCTGTCAGCAAGGTGTACGGCACACGTGCACTGCTCGACGGTGTCTCGCTCGGCGTCTCCGAGGGCGACCGGATCGGCGTCGTGGGCCGCAACGGCGACGGCAAGACCACCCTCATCCGGATGATCGCCAAACTGGAGGAGGCCGACACCGGGCGCGTCACGCACAGTGGCGGGCTGCGGCTCGGGGTGCTCACGCAGCACGACTCGCTCGACCCGAAGGCCACCATCCGGCACGAGGTCATCGGCGTCATGGCCGATCACGAGTGGGCCGGCAGCGCCAAGATCCGTGACGTGCTCACCGGGCTCTTCGGCGGGCTCGACCTGCCCGGGTTCGAGCAGGGCCTCGACACCGTCATCGGCCCGCTCTCCGGAGGCGAGCGCCGCCGGATCGCGCTCGCCAAGCTCCTCATCGACGACCAGGACCTGCTCGTCCTCGACGAGCCCACCAACCACCTCGACGTCGAGGGCATCGCCTGGCTCGCCAAGCACCTCCAGGAGCGCCGCTCCGCGCTCGTCTGCGTCACCCACGACCGCTGGTTCCTCGACCAGGTCTGCACCCGCATGTGGGACGTGCAGCGCGGAGACGTGCACGAGTACGAGGGCGGCTACTCCGACTACGTCTTCGCCCGCGCCGAGCGCGAGCGCATCGCGGCGACCGAGGAGACCAAGCGGCAGAACCTGATGCGCAAGGAGCTCGCCTGGCTGCGGCGCGGCGCCCCCGCCCGTACCTCCAAGCCCCGCTACCGCATCGAGGCCGCCAACGAGCTGATCGCCGACGTGCCGCCGCCGCGCGACACCTCCGAGCTGATGAAGTTCGCCAACGCCCGGCTCGGCAGGACGGTCTTCGACCTGGAGAACATCACCGTCACCGCCGGCCCCAAGACGCTGCTCAAGCACCTCACCTGGCAGCTCGGCCCCGGCGACCGCATCGGCCTGGTCGGCGTCAACGGCGCCGGCAAGACCTCCCTGCTGCGGGCGCTCGCCGACGCGGCCGTGACCCAGGGCGACATCCAGCCCGCCGACGGGAAGATCGTCGTCGGCAAGACCGTCCGGCTCGCCTACCTCTCCCAGGACGTCACCGAGCTGCCCCCGACGCTGCGCGTCCTTGAGGCCGTCCAGCAGATCCGCGACCGGGTCGACCTCGGCAAGGGCCGGGAGATGACCGCCGGTCAGCTCTGCGAGCAGTTCGGCTTCTCCAAGGAGAAGCAGTGGACGCCCGTCGGCGACCTCTCCGGCGGCGAGCGCCGCCGGCTCCAGCTGCTGCGCCTCCTCATGGACGAGCCGAACGTTCTCTTCCTCGACGAGCCCACCAACGACCTGGACATCGAGACCCTGACCCAGCTGGAGGACCTCCTCGACGGCTGGCCCGGCTCGATGGTCGTCATCTCCCACGACCGGTTCTTCATCGAGCGCACCACCGACCGGACCTTCGCGCTGCTCGGCGACGCGACGCTGCGGATGCTGCCGCGCGGTATCGACGAGTACCTGGAGCGGCGCCAGAAGATGATCGAGGCGTCGGTGCCGACCCCGGCGGCCGCGCAGACCGCGCAGCAGAAGCCCGGTGTCTCCGCCGCCACTGTGTCGTCCAAGGAGGGCCGCGCGGCGAAGAAGGAGTTGCAGAAGGTCGAGCGGCAGCTCGACAAGGTCTCCGAGAAGGAGGCCAAGCTGCACACCCAAATCGCCGAAAACGCCACAGACTTCGAGAAGGTCGCAAAGCTGGACGCGGAGCTGCGGGAACTGGCCGGGGAGCGCGAGGAGTTGGAGATGCGCTGGCTGGAACTGGCAGAGGACGCGTAG
- a CDS encoding PQQ-binding-like beta-propeller repeat protein, protein MTQPPSNQPPGFGASKDPQDHGSGQGVPPMPPVPPQAPPAPQTPPPAAPGPYDQPPQPGYGYPQQAPQPGYGYPQQQQQPQPGPYGQQPQPGPYNQQPGPYGQQPGPYGGYPGQPQYPAAPTPSGGGNFFKGKPGVIVAAAVAGLLVIGGGTWFALSGDGEKEPVAKPPATSGTPKASESVDQGDGSGDGRNAEDDLNAGRKSGEAKINWLLKNNVDLPRNGADVFGPWIVGDIVVKGMYKSLDGYSLSDGSAKWHLDLPFELCTTAPEPAADGSLVIGVNDSAGDRAKCTELQKIDLKTGKVGWKKSVPKGTGFSSLSDTTLAISGNTVTAAGTGSSHGYSLADGRDLFTGPTSGCKPYAFAGGSKLIAAASCPTSDYKNKQEQISEVDPNTGKPRWTFKLQPNWEVDKVYSVNPLVVSAQQRDEKKWTVFAVSPDGKLRSQIEGGKDKYAPKCGGGFVVFGRNLQGCMGVAADANTFYMATEAAYGTANAVVAFDLNTGKSKWRASAPAERTMTPLRMEGADVLLYLDASYDTGGGVATLAPTGGAPKMLLQHPASTAQIENTFYDAGYAYGNGTFVVSSGRVSAQNDKQEKEVKTMMAFSK, encoded by the coding sequence ATGACCCAGCCGCCCAGCAACCAGCCGCCGGGCTTCGGCGCATCGAAGGATCCGCAGGACCACGGCTCGGGACAGGGCGTCCCGCCGATGCCCCCGGTCCCGCCGCAGGCACCACCGGCTCCGCAGACGCCGCCGCCCGCCGCGCCCGGCCCGTACGACCAGCCGCCGCAGCCCGGTTACGGCTATCCGCAGCAGGCGCCCCAGCCCGGCTACGGCTACCCGCAGCAGCAGCAGCAGCCGCAGCCCGGCCCGTACGGCCAGCAGCCGCAGCCGGGTCCGTACAACCAGCAGCCCGGTCCGTACGGCCAGCAGCCCGGCCCCTACGGCGGCTACCCCGGCCAGCCTCAGTACCCCGCTGCTCCCACCCCCTCCGGTGGCGGCAACTTCTTCAAGGGCAAGCCGGGTGTCATCGTCGCCGCGGCCGTGGCCGGACTCCTCGTCATCGGCGGCGGCACCTGGTTCGCCCTCAGCGGTGACGGCGAGAAGGAGCCGGTCGCCAAGCCGCCCGCGACCAGCGGCACCCCGAAGGCGTCCGAGTCCGTGGACCAGGGTGACGGCAGCGGCGACGGCCGTAACGCCGAGGACGACCTCAACGCCGGCCGCAAGTCCGGCGAAGCGAAGATCAACTGGCTGCTGAAGAACAACGTCGACCTGCCCCGCAACGGCGCCGACGTCTTCGGCCCGTGGATCGTCGGCGACATCGTCGTCAAGGGCATGTACAAGAGCCTCGACGGCTACAGCCTCAGCGACGGCTCCGCCAAGTGGCACCTGGACCTGCCCTTCGAGCTGTGCACGACCGCCCCCGAGCCCGCCGCCGACGGCAGCCTCGTCATCGGCGTCAACGACAGCGCCGGCGACCGCGCCAAGTGCACCGAGCTGCAGAAGATCGACCTCAAGACCGGCAAGGTCGGCTGGAAGAAGTCCGTCCCCAAGGGCACCGGCTTCAGCTCGCTGTCCGACACCACCCTCGCCATCAGCGGCAACACGGTCACCGCGGCCGGCACCGGCAGCTCGCACGGCTACTCCCTCGCCGACGGGCGCGACCTCTTCACCGGGCCGACCAGCGGCTGCAAGCCCTACGCCTTCGCGGGCGGCTCGAAGCTGATCGCCGCCGCCAGCTGCCCCACCAGCGACTACAAGAACAAGCAGGAGCAGATCAGCGAGGTCGACCCGAACACCGGAAAGCCCCGGTGGACCTTCAAGCTCCAGCCCAACTGGGAAGTCGACAAGGTCTACTCGGTGAACCCGCTGGTCGTCTCCGCCCAGCAGCGTGACGAGAAGAAGTGGACCGTCTTCGCGGTCTCGCCGGACGGCAAGCTCCGCTCGCAGATCGAGGGTGGCAAGGACAAGTACGCGCCCAAGTGCGGCGGCGGGTTCGTCGTCTTCGGTCGCAACCTCCAGGGCTGCATGGGCGTGGCCGCCGACGCCAACACGTTCTACATGGCCACCGAGGCCGCCTACGGCACCGCCAACGCGGTCGTCGCCTTCGATCTGAACACCGGCAAGTCCAAGTGGCGCGCCTCGGCCCCGGCCGAGCGGACCATGACCCCGCTGCGCATGGAGGGTGCGGACGTCCTGCTCTACCTGGACGCCTCGTACGACACCGGCGGCGGTGTCGCCACCCTCGCCCCGACCGGCGGAGCGCCGAAGATGCTGCTCCAGCACCCGGCGTCGACGGCACAGATCGAGAACACCTTCTACGACGCCGGCTACGCCTACGGCAACGGCACGTTCGTGGTGTCCAGCGGCCGGGTGAGCGCGCAGAACGACAAGCAGGAGAAGGAAGTCAAGACGATGATGGCTTTCAGCAAGTGA
- a CDS encoding PQQ-binding-like beta-propeller repeat protein, whose amino-acid sequence MSTPQQPGPPAPTHGPYGRLNPYGGGQPGSYGPPPSAPPPTEQQPQAEPPGGRKRRTTAVIAAVVAALLAVGGVTWYALAGTGERKDDKASPSGSPAPVKSSAKPSGPPAPDAAAAARYNTGRGPGDASVLWVRKNDIDVPQLGGFVFGPWVEGDVVVTAMYRTVTAHSVKDGTVKWRLTLDTEICKAPHLPSEDGKIALALGDKLHAESDDCRRLQMVDLRAGKLGWQQKVAKEDTFDFMTQYSLAMSGGTVTFGRHGFSTGYRLSDGKKLFGRWDKSECQPYAYAGGPKLVAAVSCPTSDAEKPQEEIHEVDPVTGKSRWKYRLPVGYRVDHVLSVRPLVVSATYRAQGGHGIVVLNEDGTKRSSLQGDGQYAEGCADESTHDGNLQRCQVVADDSTVYMATVAPSKDKPNEIVAFDLDSGKVVRHIPGTPGRTAWPLRMEGGSLVVRMAALLDEPGSLATVAPGATKAVELLRVPPAAGRAAGRYYASPALYVDGRYILVQSLIVGTTDDEEREKETLMAFGK is encoded by the coding sequence ATGAGCACTCCGCAGCAGCCGGGTCCGCCCGCACCGACGCACGGACCGTACGGACGGCTCAATCCGTACGGGGGCGGGCAGCCCGGCTCGTACGGACCGCCCCCGTCGGCTCCGCCGCCGACGGAGCAGCAGCCGCAGGCCGAGCCGCCCGGCGGCCGCAAGCGCCGCACGACCGCCGTGATCGCGGCCGTCGTGGCGGCGCTGCTCGCCGTCGGCGGCGTGACCTGGTACGCCCTCGCCGGCACCGGGGAGCGCAAGGACGACAAGGCGTCCCCGAGCGGGAGCCCCGCCCCGGTGAAGTCCTCCGCGAAGCCCTCGGGTCCCCCCGCGCCGGACGCCGCCGCCGCGGCCCGCTACAACACGGGCCGCGGCCCCGGCGACGCCTCCGTCCTCTGGGTCCGCAAGAACGACATCGACGTGCCCCAGCTCGGCGGCTTCGTCTTCGGCCCCTGGGTCGAAGGGGACGTCGTCGTCACCGCCATGTACCGCACGGTCACCGCTCATTCGGTGAAGGACGGCACGGTGAAGTGGCGACTGACCCTGGACACCGAGATCTGCAAGGCGCCGCATCTTCCCTCCGAGGACGGGAAGATCGCCCTCGCACTCGGTGACAAGCTCCACGCGGAGAGCGACGACTGCCGTCGGCTCCAGATGGTCGACCTGCGCGCCGGCAAGCTCGGCTGGCAGCAGAAGGTCGCGAAGGAGGACACCTTCGACTTCATGACCCAGTACTCCCTCGCGATGAGCGGCGGGACGGTGACCTTCGGCCGGCACGGGTTCTCGACCGGCTACCGCCTCAGCGACGGCAAGAAGCTGTTCGGCCGGTGGGACAAGAGCGAGTGCCAGCCGTACGCGTACGCCGGCGGCCCCAAGCTCGTCGCCGCGGTCTCCTGCCCGACCTCCGACGCGGAGAAGCCGCAGGAGGAGATCCACGAGGTGGATCCGGTGACGGGCAAGTCCCGCTGGAAGTACCGGCTCCCGGTCGGCTACCGGGTGGACCACGTCCTCTCCGTGCGGCCGCTCGTCGTCTCGGCCACCTACCGCGCCCAGGGCGGCCACGGCATCGTCGTCCTCAACGAGGACGGAACGAAGCGCAGCTCGCTCCAGGGGGACGGCCAGTACGCCGAAGGGTGCGCGGACGAGTCCACCCACGACGGCAACCTGCAGCGCTGTCAGGTCGTCGCGGACGACTCCACCGTCTACATGGCCACCGTCGCGCCGTCCAAGGACAAGCCCAACGAGATCGTCGCCTTCGACCTCGACAGCGGCAAGGTGGTCCGGCACATTCCCGGGACCCCGGGCCGCACGGCCTGGCCGCTGCGGATGGAGGGCGGTTCGCTGGTCGTCCGGATGGCGGCACTGCTCGACGAGCCCGGCTCGCTGGCCACCGTCGCGCCGGGCGCGACCAAGGCCGTCGAGCTGCTCCGTGTTCCGCCCGCCGCGGGGCGCGCCGCGGGGCGCTACTACGCCTCCCCGGCGCTGTACGTCGACGGCCGGTACATCCTTGTGCAGAGTCTCATCGTGGGCACGACCGACGACGAGGAGCGGGAGAAGGAGACGCTGATGGCCTTCGGCAAGTGA
- a CDS encoding PQQ-binding-like beta-propeller repeat protein: MTQPPPPPPNQPPGPPQGGFGAPQDPPPGGFGAPTPPPEQPGYGYPQQPPTQPQYGYPQPPTQPQYGYPQQGQPQPQQPYGYPTQPQYPQAPAPAGGGKKLSTQMQIVIAAVVAVALIAGGGIWYANSGGGEENPNANGGSGSTQGQSGDKGNGNGLGGNGKEKVPANTQSKLSFQLPKPKVADLTDVTGSWITDKAFVKTGVNSIVAYDLDKGTPLWTLPLAGQVCGSSRHVTADNKVAILFEATKRVAPKFYQPCTEVGVVDLTSGKLVWSTSVTGGSAGDQKARFSEVTLSGTTVAAGGTDGGAAFDLANGNPRWKPSVDANNCYDMGYGGGEGIVAARKCGSYDARYVIIQNLDPMTGRPISQYKMPAGVEYASIVSTKPLVVAADVGDTAGDGSGISDFFSIDEKTGKLKAKIAANADRFAARCRSTTVEECSKVLVGNNRLYLPTEEHEGSTGEYGDETNEIVSFDLADGKTTAEKADAGDRYTLVPLRMDGGNLIAYKVPPYDKGGQVVSIDGGTMKATVLMENPSDKSVRDAEDSFSEDYSEILYGNGRMFISALNVSKPRESSSTDLKEYLALGFSTN; encoded by the coding sequence ATGACGCAGCCACCACCGCCCCCGCCGAACCAGCCGCCCGGCCCGCCCCAGGGGGGCTTCGGCGCGCCCCAGGACCCCCCGCCCGGCGGGTTCGGCGCGCCCACTCCGCCGCCGGAGCAGCCCGGTTACGGGTACCCCCAGCAGCCGCCGACGCAGCCGCAGTACGGATACCCCCAGCCGCCGACGCAGCCGCAGTACGGGTACCCGCAGCAGGGGCAGCCGCAGCCGCAGCAGCCGTACGGCTACCCGACCCAGCCGCAGTACCCGCAGGCGCCCGCGCCGGCCGGCGGCGGCAAGAAGCTGTCCACACAGATGCAGATCGTCATCGCCGCCGTGGTCGCCGTCGCCCTGATCGCCGGCGGCGGCATCTGGTACGCCAACTCCGGTGGCGGTGAGGAGAACCCCAACGCCAACGGCGGCTCCGGCTCGACCCAGGGCCAGAGCGGCGACAAGGGCAACGGCAACGGGCTCGGCGGCAACGGCAAGGAGAAGGTGCCCGCCAACACCCAGTCCAAGCTGTCCTTCCAGCTGCCGAAGCCGAAGGTCGCCGACCTCACGGACGTGACCGGTTCCTGGATCACGGACAAGGCGTTCGTGAAGACGGGCGTCAACTCGATCGTCGCCTACGACCTCGACAAGGGCACTCCGCTGTGGACGCTGCCCCTGGCGGGCCAGGTCTGCGGCTCCTCGCGCCATGTCACGGCCGACAACAAGGTCGCGATCCTCTTCGAGGCGACCAAGCGTGTCGCGCCGAAGTTCTACCAGCCGTGCACCGAGGTCGGCGTGGTCGACCTGACCAGCGGCAAGCTGGTGTGGTCGACGTCGGTCACCGGCGGTTCGGCAGGCGACCAGAAGGCGCGGTTCAGCGAGGTCACGCTGAGCGGTACGACCGTCGCCGCCGGCGGCACGGACGGCGGCGCCGCCTTCGACCTGGCCAACGGCAACCCGCGGTGGAAGCCGTCGGTCGACGCCAACAACTGCTACGACATGGGGTACGGCGGCGGCGAGGGCATCGTCGCCGCGCGCAAGTGCGGGTCGTACGACGCCCGGTACGTCATCATCCAGAACCTCGACCCGATGACGGGCCGGCCGATCTCGCAGTACAAGATGCCCGCGGGTGTGGAGTACGCGTCGATCGTCTCGACCAAGCCGCTGGTCGTCGCGGCCGACGTCGGCGACACCGCCGGTGACGGCAGCGGCATCTCGGACTTCTTCTCGATCGACGAGAAGACCGGCAAGCTGAAGGCCAAGATCGCGGCGAACGCGGACCGGTTCGCGGCCCGCTGCCGCTCGACCACGGTCGAGGAGTGCTCCAAGGTGCTCGTCGGCAACAACCGGCTCTACCTGCCGACCGAGGAGCACGAGGGCTCCACCGGGGAGTACGGCGACGAGACCAACGAGATCGTCTCGTTCGACCTGGCCGACGGGAAGACGACGGCCGAGAAGGCGGACGCCGGGGACCGGTACACGCTGGTGCCGCTGCGGATGGACGGCGGCAACCTCATCGCGTACAAGGTTCCGCCGTACGACAAGGGCGGACAGGTCGTCTCGATCGACGGCGGCACGATGAAGGCGACGGTCCTCATGGAGAACCCGTCGGACAAGTCGGTGCGCGACGCGGAGGACTCCTTCAGCGAGGACTACTCCGAGATCCTCTACGGGAACGGCCGGATGTTCATCTCCGCGCTGAATGTCAGCAAGCCGCGTGAGTCGTCCTCCACGGACCTCAAGGAGTACCTGGCCCTGGGGTTCAGCACGAACTGA
- a CDS encoding LuxR C-terminal-related transcriptional regulator: MGVRLMVVDDHRLLAEALASALKLRGHRVLAAAAPVAGAAELVVSRAPEVCLLGTAAPAEPGVFDPIVRIKRERPQVAVVVLGPVPSPRGIAAAFAAGASGYVRHDERIEGVERALIKARAGETAVAPQLLQGAFAELLNPAVQPDDEGQRLLGMLTPREVEVLVRVAEGEDTRLIAAGMGIAPSTARTHVQRVLMKLGVGSRLEAAALAARTGLLDHAPVPGARREHP, from the coding sequence ATGGGCGTGCGGCTCATGGTGGTCGACGACCACCGACTGCTCGCCGAGGCGCTCGCCTCGGCATTGAAATTGCGCGGGCACCGGGTGCTCGCGGCGGCCGCCCCGGTGGCGGGCGCCGCGGAGCTGGTGGTGAGCCGGGCGCCGGAGGTGTGTCTGCTCGGCACGGCCGCCCCGGCCGAGCCGGGCGTCTTCGACCCGATCGTACGGATCAAGCGCGAGCGGCCGCAGGTGGCCGTGGTCGTGCTCGGCCCGGTGCCCTCGCCGCGCGGGATCGCGGCCGCCTTCGCGGCCGGCGCGTCGGGGTACGTACGACACGACGAGCGCATCGAGGGCGTCGAGCGGGCGCTGATCAAGGCGCGGGCGGGGGAGACGGCGGTGGCGCCGCAGCTCCTCCAGGGGGCCTTCGCCGAGCTGCTCAACCCGGCGGTCCAGCCGGACGACGAGGGGCAGCGGCTGCTGGGGATGCTGACGCCGAGGGAGGTCGAGGTCCTGGTCCGGGTGGCGGAGGGGGAGGACACCCGCCTGATCGCGGCGGGCATGGGCATCGCCCCGAGCACGGCACGGACCCATGTCCAGCGGGTCCTGATGAAACTGGGCGTCGGCTCCCGCCTGGAGGCGGCGGCGCTCGCCGCGCGAACAGGGTTGCTGGACCACGCACCCGTGCCGGGCGCGCGGAGGGAGCACCCCTAG